The Amblyomma americanum isolate KBUSLIRL-KWMA chromosome 5, ASM5285725v1, whole genome shotgun sequence genome window below encodes:
- the LOC144133895 gene encoding uncharacterized protein LOC144133895, with protein MAWLNTGICFVLFVLPTAVRPANHNRESVNTLRVFSPFPHGVAVFTSSNDTVFKCMSATRTHFNPEAGTVTYVWHLKAHSGHPKRDIVVDLSFGVAPGQAAYFVNQGNEMEH; from the exons ATGGCTTGGCTGAACACAGGTATCTGCTTCGTCCTATTCGTACTGCCAACGGCCGTACGTCCAGCAAACCACAACCGCGAATCAGTCAACACATTGAGG GTCTTCTCTCCTTTTCCACATGGCGTCGCCGTCTTCACGTCGAGTAATGACACTGTATTCAAGTGCATGAGCGCCACAAGAACACATTTCAACCCTGAGGCAGGAACAGTCACCTACGTCTGGCACCTTAAGGCGCACAGCGGCCATCCAAA GAGAGACATCGTTGTTGACTTGTCCTTTGGAGTTGCCCCTGGTCAAGCCGCATATTTCGTGAACCAAG gaAACGAAATGGAGCACTAa